In Lepus europaeus isolate LE1 unplaced genomic scaffold, mLepTim1.pri SCAFFOLD_28, whole genome shotgun sequence, a single genomic region encodes these proteins:
- the LOC133754696 gene encoding syntenin-1 gives MSLYPSLEDLKVDKVIQAQTAFSANPANPAILSEASAPISQDGNLYPKLYPELSQYMGLSLNEEEIHANLVMVSGAPLQGQLVARPSSMNYMVAPVTGNDVGIRRAEIKQGIREVILCKDQDGKIGLRLKSIDNGIFVQLVQANSPASLVGLRFGDQVLQINGENCAGWSSDKAHKVLKQAFGEKITMTIRDRPFERTITMHKDSTGNVGFIFKNGKVTSIVKDSSAARNGLLTEHNICEINGQNVIGLKDSQIADILSTSGTVVTVTIMPAFIFEHIIKRMAPSIMKSLMDHTIPEV, from the coding sequence atgtctctctatccatctcttgaagacttgaaggtagacaaagtaattcaggctcagactgctttttctgcaaaccctgccaacccagcaattttgtcagaagcttctgctcccatcTCTCAAGATGGAAATCTTTATCCTAAACTGTATCCGGAACTGTCTCAATACATGGGCCTGagtttaaatgaagaagaaatacatgcaaatctggtgatggtctctggagcaccacttcaggggcagttggtagcaagaccttccagtatgaactatatggtggctcctgtaactggaaatgatgttgggattcgcagagcagaaattaaacaagggattcgtgaagtcattttatgtaaggatcaagatggaaaaattggactcaggcttaaatcaatagataatggtatatttgttcagctagtccaggcaaattctccagcctcattggttggtttgagatttggcgaccaggtactccagatcaatggtgaaaactgtgcaggctggagctctgataaagctcacaaggtgctcaaacaggcttttggagagaagaTCACAATGACCATTCGTGACAGGCCTTTTGAGCGGACAATTACTATGCATAAGGACAGTACTGGAAACGttggctttatctttaaaaatgggaaagtaacatccatagtgaaagatagttctgcagccagaaacgGTCTTCTCACGGAACATAACATCTGTGAGATCAACGGCCAGAACGTCATTGGATTGAAGGACTCTCAAATTGCAGACATACtatcaacatctgggactgtagttaccgtcacaatcatgcctgcttttatctttgaacatattATTAAACGGATGGCGCCAAGCATTATGAAAAGCCTGATGGATCACACCATCCCTGAAGTTTAA